In the Drosophila virilis strain 15010-1051.87 chromosome 4, Dvir_AGI_RSII-ME, whole genome shotgun sequence genome, GCATATCTTTTGCTtggttttattaaatattatgatATAATATCGCACATACGCATATacccatatatattttatcagcTCACGCAGAGCTATGCAAGTCTAATTCAATTTGATGCTCCGAGAGAAATCTTTATGAACCACCCCCTACCCACCCTTTCTTGATTGAATTGTTCATTGCCTGTCGCATAAATCACTTATACAGCTGCTTTCCTTCTGTCCCCTTTGCctcatttaaatacaaattccaTTAGTCATAGTCGCAGGCAAAAGGCCAAATCACGCGTTAGCCGTGTTTGTTTTGCGcaagtgtgtgcgtatgtgcgtgcatgtgtgtgtgtatgtgggtgtgtgtactCTGAGGGAGTACTAACCCAGATGAAAATCTTGCTCTTGATGACATGCCTATCGCTGACGTTTTCAATGCCATTTCATGTGCTTATAACAAGATCCAAGGACATTTCATCGAAGGTGTTTCGCCCGTTGACATACTCAAGAACATGCCAAAAGTTTCGTAATGcattcttatatttattttgtctaaCATTTTAAGTGAAAAACTTGGCAAAGCCGGGCAATAACCGCTGGCAGCTTCCAGATTATAATCCAAGGAAATCTTTTTCGAATTAAAAGCGCGCTCAAAGGCAGACAATGCATTTCCAGTTTCCTTCAGGACAGTTATCAGGACAGGTCATCTAGATAGTCCTGCCGGACTTACAAAGTTACATTGTAGGCGATTTCAAGGAGCAAAAGGGTCAAGGTCTGTAGAATTTCGACTGGGTCTCTCAGAGATTGTAAATGTGGCTTGGCTGGGATTTAGATATAAGATGTTTGCACTTACCATTGGAACTGCGTTGATAGGGCACATTATCCAGCCGGCCGTTTAGCTCACGCCCCTCCTCCTGGTCCAGCTCCTCCTCGCCAAACATTTCAGAAGACTGATAAAGGATTTCAGCTTCGTCCTCGTTCGATGTTTGCGATGATTTCACTTGATAAGTGGGCGGCACGTCGGCCATGTTGTTAAACGTGACATCGTTGTTGTGCgccggctgttgttgttgttgttgctgcttgtgcTGAGTGGCGCTTTTGGGCTTGTGAGCCTGGGCGCtacagagcagcagcagcaaaagcagcggTAAACAGTAAAGCGGCTGAACACGCCTATGGGCGTgtctgttgtggttgttgttgttattgtttgttttgttagttgttaatgttaataataCTAAgcgttttaaaatatttacacaatcGACAATGCACGCGCACATTATTGATAACAAAAGCTTTGCATGGTGTTTGGTTTGTTTTGgtttcgtttgttgttgttgttgttgttgtgtataAGCAACATTTGCGTTTGTTGCTGGCACTTGTTGGCAACATTTGTGCGCGCTTCGTAGACGACCGCGTCGCCGGCGACTGTTAAAAtctatcgttgttgttgtgctatTGCTGGGTAGCAACATGTTGCTAAGGCGCATGTTGCCAGGGCGCATGTTCTTACAGCTTTGAGCTTTAgctgtttgttgctgctgctgctgttgttgttgctgctgctgatgctgatgctgctgctgttgctgttgtttttgttctcgttgctgttgccattgttgtttgCTGCATGTTGTTTGCTGCAACATTGGACCCGATAAaagttgttactgttgttgctgtggttgcttgttgttgttgttcttgttgcaaAACcgtttgttgtcgttgtttggATTTGctgaaacttttttttttgactttgcTGCGCCGTCTAAAAACAGTTTGCTCGCTATCGCTAGCAcgctcgccctctctctctctctctctctctctctgtttctctaTCTCTCGCTCTGGCTTAATTGCTGCTatgcttttgcatttgcacaacttttgctcattgttgttgcaatatcacacaaatttatatacactactatacataaataacaattaacaCAGCAACATACTAGACGAGCAaccaaatgttgttgctgctgctgcggctgctgctgacgctgacgttgaCGCTGGCCGCAGCATTTCCACTACGTTGAGTTTGCGCTCGTATTTGATGACGGCTCTTGGCCAGGCCATGTGAAGGtatgtgttttctttatttttggcaaagGTAAAGCAACGCTCTgttgtgtgcgtatgtgtgcgtgtgtgtatgtgtgtgcttgtggaAAAATTTCCCTGAGTTTTGCCAGTGTAGCGCGCGCGTCAGGACACAGCACGACTAGCAGGACACCACTACTGACGTTGTTGTGGCGCTGCCAGCGACGCTAGCCGTGTGCTGCAGGCCCACTGGAAGGGATACGACAACGGTCCCCAGCTGGAAGGCAGTCAGATCCAGTTTATGGCAGAGTGTATATTATAGCTGCTATTggtgtttttcttgttgttgttctcgttgctgttgttgctgttgctgctgcgcgtgcgttgcttttgtttacattttcgcATTTACATTGAACTTGCACGAGCTGTTAAATCTGTAAAGAGAGCAAACGATATAAACCGTTAAAGTTAGTCAAACTGTTTTTTGCACGATAGCTTTGAGCTGTAAAATGCTCATGCTCTTTCCTGTCGGTTTCACACTCACGCATACACTCTCTCTGCAAGTGCAGCACATGCATACACGCTCTCCGGCTCTCACTCTCACCatctctctctcctctctttctctctgttttATTTCCCTGCGTACACACGCTCTGCTGCTTATCTCAGCGTTCTTATCGCTGCTCACGTTTCTGTTATTGCTTTCGTTTTCTTCTGTGCTTCtactattgctgctgctgctgctactgtgtttgttgttttagctTACGCTTACAatttttactttcatttaGCTTAGTAGGtaacactcacacgcacaagcAAACACCccctctttctcgctctctttcgTTCATTGCTTCATTTTTTATGTAGCTGCTTGTGGCTGTCTCTGGGCTCTATGTGCGGTTACGTTCATTGTTATGCTTTGAGTAGCTGCCGCTAATGTCCTACTCCCCACCCACGCCATCCGCAGCCCCTAGCTCtatatgtctgtgtgtttgtgtgcttttGAGTCTCGCACTTTTCACAGCTagcttgtgtgtttttttttctgttttctttttttcttgtagtATTTTTAGCCCTAGGCCAAAGTTTAGCCAGGAATTTCGACTCTAAGggcattattattaattatggcATTTGATTCTCTAGAGCTGCGtaaaattttgtttagctGCAAATTGCGTAACAATCTATCTATCCACAATCTTTACTAGAAGAGGTTTAAATATTTCCTAGAGTTTAAAGCTTTGTATAAGTTTTTTATGAGTTTGTCGTAGGGTTCGAATAAGTTTGTAGCTCTTTCACTTTCAGTCAGAACCAAACAAGTATATCATAGTGTTCAGCGCAttgtgcaattttttttttaaattttaaatttgaatgtaATTGTAATCTTATCGAATACTAAGACCAATCCCATTGTTTCAAAgttatttgcttaaaaatcgtataataaattaattgaaaaaatcattgtttgcataaataatatatatcaaatctTATCTGAAAATAAGCATAAATTTGCAGATCTTTATGGATGAGTTTtacaataaacataaatctaaatacatacaataataaaaacagaagcttgttttaattattttttatcttttgAAGTTATTTTTAAGAATTGTTATTcgatacaattttaaaaaatattgtcTTTTTTAACTATATCtctgatattttatttttttcctttttaacCCTCCTCATTCCGTTATGAAACTGGTTCTTGTAGTTTTTATAAATGCTTAATTGTAATTTGTTGCcgttaaattataatatttaaaatattaagagCATCGAAATGTTCAATTTATGGTAACTTTGCTTTAGACTCGATTTGATTGTTATTTAttcaatcaatttattttctattagCCCAAGCTTAGAAATCCTGTACAACACACCTGTCAAAGTTCACACTTGCTTTTTACATGATAATTTTTTGCAACACATAATTTTTCAAACAGTTTAAGCTAAGCTTTCGATACCGTTGTGGAGCACATTTGAAACAGCAAAACTTGTGTTTTTGAATAATTGTGCTCGGCATTAATTGCGACAactaaaagtatgctataaaaatgtgcaattagtagctttctctctccctcgcaAACAACCGCAGCAATTTACGGTTAAAGCAGCGCTTCTTTGAGCTGTGCTCAAGTTTTTACAACTATTATATCATTTGCTCGTACACACATCAGCACTTTAACCGGGGCGGTGCCGAAATAAGGGGctgcctattttttttttctttctcggCTGTCTGTTAAATTTGCTGTCTTTaggcagcgacaacaaaaaaCCTTTGCACACTGCAAAAAACCGTAGAAAAACGAAAGCAACGTTTTGACCTCTTTATAAAAAGCCTGAAGGCACGAGAAGAcacgcacacgtacacacacgcaggcacacaaacacacccaaACACATTTGATACAATGGTATTAACATTTCTgcactcacacaaacacacacacacacacacacacaaacaggcacgcacacaaagGCACACGAGCACAAACACAAACGAGCGTTCGCCTgtcattttttattgcttgattatataaaatttggCTCGGCTTTAATTTGATGGCACTAATTTCAATATCGTTGtgatttttgcaatttgctttgctttttgttagcttttatttgtttttttttttttgttttttgttttcaggcAACTCTTTTCTAGTAATATTAAAGTGCAATCATTTTTCAACTGTTCACACACGATTAAAAGtttctgcacacacacacatctatataGTTTTTCCTTGAACGCACCGTCCGCTTATTGGTCCTGCGAGGATGTTGTCAGCGCAGCGCACGAAAACGTTTTGTGTCCTTTGCCAGCGACCAGGCACGAGTCTGGGGCCACAGCTACAAAAGCCGAACGTAACAACGGAACGAACGAACCGACGCGCACACGAGCTCCGCTCGACTGCTTCCAGTCGTGAGCTTGCACAGGAGCTGAGCTTGATTTCTGCAAACTAGTCACATTGCCGACACGCGcgcactctccctctctctctttttctcatcttctctcgctctcacacGCACATATTCTATGTGCCGCGCTGTGCTGTTTCGTTTTCTTCTTgtttcaatttataattaattaatttattattcgtGCGTTTTCATGCTTTAATATTAGCTTGCTCATACTCTCGTTtggctcgctcgctctctccctctcttctTAGTTTCTCTCTCGCTAAGTTTTGCGCTCTGCCTTCCAGTTTATAGCAAACTTTCAAGCGCAACTGAGAGCAAAGAGCGTCTGCCTGGCTCAGGTAGAGGTCTGCTGccaaacaaacagcagcagcgcaaaaaaaaaaaaacaaataaataaatttgtgccCGCGTTACAACActtacaaacacaaacacacacacacaaacttacacacactcaaagaaacgcacacacacgcacgcacatccTCGCACAATTGTATTTTGATTATGCCCGGTTCGGTACGCCGCATAGCTTAGATATTTCTACGCACAACAATGCGACGTCGACCCGCACCCCTCTCAGTATCCCAGTGCCATCCCTGCCCTGCCCGGCCTCACAGCAGTCCATTGATAGCCCCAGTTCGccatatcaaatatttatagaaataaGAAAAGGAGAAGAATTTacgcataaaaataaagacaacGAACTAGCTATGCCCTAATTTAACACATAATTGGATAATAAATGGGCGATGTGCAAACAGAAAATACTATAAGCGCCTTTTTATCCTTCCAAGTGAGAGTTTTGTGAGAATGCAATCTATCCCCCAAGGCGATAGACTTGGCGATAGCATTAGAACaaaatgcatacaaataatCTGCTAAAAATGATTTAGTTTTGTCTCCAAACTAGGGCTTAAACGTATGGAAGAATATCctccataaataaaatataatatagattATATTAAAAGTATTCAAGCGTTTTTCTATCAACTTTCTAATAGATAAtccaaattaataaataattccAACCTCTCCAACGTTTGTAGGGTATACGagtaaacgaaaaaaaaacaaaaaatttgaaGAGCAGGCAAACCGGGCAAAGTTTTGCACGTTTGTCATAGAAGAGAGCTCTAATAGGCATTTAgatcatttattttatgcacAGTCTTATAATAAAAACGCCAAAATATATCATttgtaattataatttgtgGGCAGGCCTCTAGACGGGCATAGGATATGGATGGGGTAGCTGTAGCCCCATCTCTGGCCAGGACACAGCCCTGTCTGCACTTGTCAGAtgataaagatatttttacaaaagctgctgccagccaaacAAATGGCTCAAGTCAACTGTGGCCAAACAAAAGAGTTACATAACAATGGATATACGATacaagaacaaaaataaacacgaaACGCAATAGACAAACTATAGACAAGTGGAAGAACCTATCCACCAGATGCCCTGCAGCCCAGAACTGTGCgaaaaattcaaacaaaagcTACTTGtctgcaaaattctatttaataaACTACTGAAAAGCCAATTTGCTTGCAGAAATATGGTATTATAATATGGAAAGACATAATTTATAATCATCTAACTAGCTGCAAATTGTTGGATGATGTTGTCTTAAGGGGAGTGAATTCAGCATagaaatttgtaatatttatttcctTTGTGTATTTTGCAAATGATATACTATATTAGAATAACATTTTAGTAATAAATGCAGTATTTTGTTTAACTACGTTGAATCAAGATACAAACTCGCTAAAATTCGCAATGTGTTTTAGCCTTAATCGGCTGAAAAGGCATTCCTTCATTCGAAAATGGAGCCTGAAACTGGAACCCTTGTTTCCTATCAAATTTCTATACTAATCATTCTTAAAACGAAATGAGGTGCTTTATTTTCTTGCAACTCCattacaaacatttatttacgTAGTTAAGAGctcaatatttttattcatttataaatCTCCGTTTGGACTAATGTAATAGATCATTAAATTTACGATATATGCCcggcaaagaaacaaattaatcTAAATTAATTTTGGCACATGCCCTAGAATCATTAGTAGAGGGTATACAAACTTCAGTCTCTGCTGCCCCCCCAACACCCCCGGTCCTGACTTGCAACACATTGAGCTGTTGCAGGGCGGCAGCTTCTGTTTTGTCTGGATGCTTAATAAAGCATATAATATGATTATTAATCAAATGTGGCGTATTGACTTTTCATTTGCTGAAGGATGCGGGATTTGGAATTAGCTTGAAGCGAACGCTCATATCATAAATCAGTAAAATGTGCTGTGCGAAGGCGAGAACGAGCGGCAGGGCGAGAGCGAGGAGCAGGAGCCGTCGAGCTGGAGAAAGTTTTGCACTCTGACCGTGTGACTGGCTTTAATGGCAGTTTGTTTGGATTGTAATACGGCTGACAGCTCAATGCTGTTTAATGCGCCAAACTTACGAGCTGCGTACACATTTTAATGAATGACGTCGTCAGTGGCAAGGACAATGGCACACCCACCACCCCTCGAATCGCCAGCCCACAAGAGCAAACCTAACCGCCCAAGGACAAATACTTTTCGACTCGAGGCGGCGCACAATTTCAATGAACTTTGATAAATCACGGCGGACGGGGAGTGCGGAACTTTGCGGAGATTGCGGGGCAACAGGGCCACTGCGAAGGGGCTTCGGATGGTTGAACTTCCTATTTTGGCTAAAATAGGCAGCGCACAGTGAGAAAAAACCCCACAATCTTATTTTTAGATCTACAAAATAGGCCTGCCCAttaagccacaatttgttatctttatgcaaattgatttttatgctCCCAGCAAAAAGATCCTATTACTTTACTAATTGCCATCAGATTACCCAGGTACACTTCCTTTATTTAGATATCTATTATTGAAATAGCATTGAAATCTTATTTAATCTAGTGAGGCTAAATTTATGGgttttacatttataattCAAAAGCTTAAGGCAAAAGAGAAACTCTGAAAATTCCATGGAAATCAAAACGAAGCacgaaataataaaaattaaattttgccgcacttaataaaagtttaaaaattaaaactctTATTAATGGTTGTGGGAAACCTGATTCACGAAACGAAACCAAAGTTAAACCAGCGACTTTTAATTTATAGACTCAGCATGTAAATTTATGTCAGCTTTAAGGCGATTCGGTTCGATTCAGGAAAACCCAACTAATGTTTAACCCGAAACTTTGGCTCATCTACGTAAAAGACGAGAAACCACAAATCCAACCAGCAAAATATTCCTTTGCTTTGCAAGCTCACTTTAGCTCTACATTGAGTATACAATATAATTCTACCTACTTTGAACAAACCGACTTCTATAATGTTTGGCTTATATCACCTGCATACCACAGCACGTCGTTAGCTTATCTTATAAACCTAACGTATCTGCTTATTTTATCAATATGTTGAGGAGCTGAAGAAATGtacttttttcaatatatgaTTATACTAGCGGAtatagcccggccttgcccgtagcacctataaaataaatgtttttaaaaagtttttaaaatgattttgaaactgatcggacggtaaacaaacaactttcatacaaaactaTGAAATATCCCTCgaatgaatgaaaatgaaatatcCCTCAaaccgatcggatggtaaacaaaatgtatcttttccttttatcatataatatatatatagaatacccttattattattatctagAAATAATCCATTAAACTATGCTTAAAATTATGTTATCCCTTTATCTTGAATCGTCTGTGCATAATTTACAGAAAAGTAATTTGATTTCTCTTATTAGCTAGCACTAATCCTttgaaaaaatcatcaagGCTTAGCACTTGCTTTTATTTCCATTCTTTTTCTCTCGTTCTGGTTTTGGCCAAATACTCCGCCGGatcatttcaatttgcatatcTTTTGGCTGGTAAATACATACTCAAGCCCTCACAGTTCTCTTGTCCCCTTTCTCTTGCCAGAAAGGACAGTTTATCAGCACAGTTAACCACACACAGCTTATCAACTTTATAACATGACACAAAACATGCCCGGCTAAACAGACATGCGTGTCTGTgtccgtgtgcgtgtgtgtgtgtgtgtgtgttttggttAGTGTGCGCATACATCCCCATAATTACCAGACACTTGAGCCACATACTTAAATCCTTGCCTTTGAGCAAACAATTCCAGAAAATTATACAGCAGCGAGACACTCCTTCTCTCCCTTCCGCCTCGCGCCCCCTTGCCAACCCCTTCTCGGTCTCACAATTAGCCACTGTCTGGGCCCTGTTGCCatgtttaatgcatttttggcTTAATATACGTATTTGCCCACAATAAAAAAGTACGCATACATTGCGCATTCGCCGCGTAGTGCGCTGCACAAGGGGAAAAACTTTCCCTGTGGAGGGAAGACGGGCCAGCTGGCTGAGGGACACAAATGAGTTGTAGAGTAGTAACCGCATTTACTAGCCACTCGAATTGTAACTCCCATGGGACAGCGAGCGCTGCGaaatacaaaaagcaaaaggctaaaaacacaaacacaaacgcaACAAGGCATAAAAAGCTGTATAGAATGTTGCAATCAGTTAATTTAAGTGCAGGCTCAAAccgggcaaaaaaaaaacaacaacaacgaaaagtATGCGGAAGCCTTTTTGGCTAACAGATACCCTAACAAACTGTGTATCTTGAAGAATACCAATACAGCTATTTTCTAGCTAATTTTGACTGTTTTCAGAGTAGAAAGTAATAGGAAAAATATATCGAGTaacttttaaaatttgataCAGCGACTATTTTTTTGCTGGTTCGCTTCAAGCTTCGTTTCTTgcgtttcattttattttgtggtACCagaaaatatgtgtgtatttgccaATATGCTGAGTATTTCGGGTTTGAACCTTGAACCACTACGATTAACTATCGCTTAAATATTTAGCAAAAGTCATCAATAATTGatgaattcaatttttattaaaactttaattatttgtaatttcaattattatgTTTAGTTTAAGTAAACCCAAGTAGCAAGAGGATTTGCTATTTAACAGGAATCTAGCTATACTCAAgtaatataccctgtattacAAAGACTCTTCTTGCAACTATTGCCAATCTATGTACGAAGTCATGCATTCCTTTTGCATGCCTACgctgtttacagggtataaaaagcgtaGCAAGGGCAGCCACGagtagcaacaaaaaaaaatggaaatttcaatgtgcatacatatataaacaaacacGCAGCAGAGCAAGAGAAATCTACGGGCTGCTAAACTGTGGGCAAATGCGGCAAGTGAGAGGAGTTGAGCAGAGAGTGACGAGGTGGGTTTAAGGGGGGGGGTGGAGAGAGAATTGGGTTCTCTGCTGGCAGAAACTTGGGCAGGTTTTGCCAGCTTTGACTGCGGGCAGACCAAGCGAAACTaaacgcacactcacacacagacacacacacacataagcgcacacacatagaaaaggacacacacgcacgcacacatacacacaaaagcACAAGTGGCTActaatgcaaataatttacaagTAGCAAATGTGGGCGGTGGGCGGTGGGCGTTCAACGTGACAGACGCCGAGGCGAAATgtcgacaacagcagcaacaacaacaaaagagaaacaaaaataaaaataaaatgaaaggaCAGGAAAAAGCAAcgagaacagcagcagcagcagcaaaataagaagaagaccAAGCAGGAGCAGAGAAGAGAAGCAAGTAAAAGGACATTATGCGTCTTTTCACATTTGAGAAAAAGGACAAATTTGTAAGGACAAGTGTAAGTGAGGAAAGCATGAGAAAACCTCCAACACATGACCAACCAACCACCCATCCCCCCAccctctcacacacacacacacacacacacgcgtgcaTACAATTTGTGTGTTCACAGGCCAGTCGCCATTACACGATGTCGAGTGAAAATCAATGCGCTTAATTTGTGGAAAATAcccataataaatatatatatataaatataaataaaaataaaagccgaaaagaaaattatgaaaactATGTgaaaaatttgcatgcaataCAAATTTGCTGCTTTTTACATTGAATTAAAGTTTGAAGAAGGTTTTGTTTCAAAACCCGATATGTTCAGGCAGTTGGCAATtgtaatttacatttttaaaagtaGCAGGAAATTGTATCACGTAATTGAGAAAAATTCCTTTGTGATCATCTGCTAACACATGTATAAAGATCTGCATAAATTGTTAGGGACACGAGGCATCaggtttacatttaaattctTACACAAACGGAAAATGGTGGGAacagtaaaaagaaaaacatttagaTTACAGAGTTTATACAGTTTtcaactaataaatatatataatacaatattATTACTATCAAACACTCGAAATAACTTAAGGCTTGGTAATTATATTCTgctccaaaaagtatgctacaaaaaTCTGTTTCCCCCAATAGAAAGACAGAAAATGGTTAATagtatttaaacaaaatgaaatcgaTATACAAGGAAAAAGAGAGCACTAACGActctacatatacatttatgatCAGGAAAATAAACTACctaaatatatacaacttAGAgacaataagagctagatactCAAGGTATAAAACCATAGTTATACTAGCATCTTTAAGAACGATATTATTATTGACAATATTTTTCAGAATTTAGGAGTAAGTAagtaaaaatgaatttgaagccttaaaacaaaactataatagtacacattttaaatacttttactACCCAATATTTTTGTAGGATACAAACAAAATGGTGTCATATTCATTTGAATATAATACCCAATGAAATGACAAGAAATGCAAAAGATAATAACAAAGGCACATTTTTCATATTATGAAACACGAAACACAGCAGAATTTTGAAACTGTGaatagggtatctgctagtctgGCACTAACGACTAACTTGCTTGTACAGAACATTTCGTTGGTTGTCGACCAACATTTGATCTATTCTCCGAGCTTCAGTTCGTTTAACATTTTTCAGCTCCTGAATTCGGTACACATCATTTGTCAGCTCAAATGCTTCAATAGTTTACGTTGCAGGCatggaataaaataaaatataaaagcatGAACAGATAAagtacaaacaaaaacaaaaaactgtaaccgaaataaaaaaaaaataaataaatacaaaaacaaaccgGAAAATTCTTCAACTTTAGCTGACTTTTCAGAATTTTTGCGGCGACAtcgtcggcggcggcggcgctggcGCGTGGAGGTAATTGAAGTGACGTTTATGAATGTCATCCGTCAAGCACTCAAGGacatttacatacacacaaacacacacaaacacacacacacacatacaaacacacaggcacgcacacaGAGTCAGACACACAGGGACATGCGTGGGGCGTTTGGTTGCTTGACAGATGCGCGTTACAGAGATTTTTTGTATACCACACCAATACACAcaatgcacacgcacacacatgcacacacacaatggcgCACACAAGCTCAAGTCACAtggcgcatacgccgcgttgtcGTCATGTACCATGgacaatattaaaattttgtagCATTAAGCAAACCaatttttgaattaaaaataagaGTGGtaagttaattttaattattaatttaaaagcaTGTTGCTTCACAGCTGTTAACTTAACAGCTGAGCGACATGTAAACGATTCTGTTAAGTCACATTGCAAATCTTGATTATTTAAGGAAATTTTTTCTAAATATCCCATCGTATTCTATGGAGGAtgttagctgctgctgctgctgctgtgtgtttgagtatgtatgtgtgtgagtttgtgtgtgtttatttatgtgtgtgcgaaacaatttaaaaataaatacaagaaaCTAGCGCAGAACGTGGCGGCAATGGGTCGAATGAGCGCCTGCTGGGCATCAGAGACGCGGTCGGGGGGTCTATTGCTAACCGCGAGGGCAGAATGATAGATTGAAAAGGACTTGAATTGTGCTAAAAAGGACTAGCTCCCACTCTCCCAttccctctctctttcactctttCACTCTCCCTGCCAATTTGGACAGTTTGTTTGTTATACGAATTGGACACGTTTTCGGGTTTCTCTACAGTTCATATGTCATTGTCTAGTTCTAGTTCCACACGCATCGTTTCTCATCATTCAAATGATTTGCGTTTTTCAGCTATTTTTCATGCACAATTTTTACCTTTCGCATAGCTGATGAGCCGCAACAGAACTCAAactattgaaaatataaaaataaagatgaGGGACTCAAGACTAGAGGTTAAAGGTAAAGAATGAGAAATACTAAtatattattcaaaataaaatttaaaattcctctaaaataatgtattctaaataaaaattgtagtTCCTTACTTgtaatttaatacaattaagCCTTTTCAGTGTTTTTACTTCTTTAACCTTCTCTTGAACTCGAAGATAAAATCGCTGGTTCAAACTGTGTACGTATCGTACAGCCCACGTGTTGGTCTTTCATCTTATTCTTTGGATGCGTGGCATGCATATGTGGATGCCACAGTGGCGCAGTGCAACACAGTGGCAAC is a window encoding:
- the Nckx30C gene encoding sodium/potassium/calcium exchanger Nckx30C isoform X7 yields the protein MLQQTTCSKQQWQQQREQKQQQQQQHQHQQQQQQQQQQQQTAKAQSCKNMRPGNMRLSNMLLPSNSTTTTIDFNSRRRRGRLRSAHKCCQQVPATNANVAYTQQQQQQQTKPKQTKHHAKLLLSIMCACIVDCVNILKRLVLLTLTTNKTNNNNNNHNRHAHRRVQPLYCLPLLLLLLLCSAQAHKPKSATQHKQQQQQQQPAHNNDVTFNNMADVPPTYQVKSSQTSNEDEAEILYQSSEMFGEEELDQEEGRELNGRLDNVPYQRSSNETLIDISNTTKTPLFPKDLFTKEQLENGAVILHIIGVIYMFVALAIVCDEFFVPSLDVIIEKLGITDDVAGATFMAAGGSAPELFTSVIGVFVSFDDVGIGTIVGSAVFNILFVIGMCALFSRTVLSLTWWPLFRDCSFYSISLLVLIYFFRDNRIFWWEALILFTIYIAYVTFMKWNVQVEHCVKKMITKNKVTRVRSTDQLMPAAKWTRRQPSCMPLPRLKYCWMPLSRNAVAPPPQRPITLRLISRRQHWPIDPMEISIPRSIRRLK
- the Nckx30C gene encoding sodium/potassium/calcium exchanger Nckx30C isoform X8, with the translated sequence MLQQTTCSKQQWQQQREQKQQQQQQHQHQQQQQQQQQQQQTAKAQSCKNMRPGNMRLSNMLLPSNSTTTTIDFNSRRRRGRLRSAHKCCQQVPATNANVAYTQQQQQQQTKPKQTKHHAKLLLSIMCACIVDCVNILKRLVLLTLTTNKTNNNNNNHNRHAHRRVQPLYCLPLLLLLLLCSAQAHKPKSATQHKQQQQQQQPAHNNDVTFNNMADVPPTYQVKSSQTSNEDEAEILYQSSEMFGEEELDQEEGRELNGRLDNVPYQRSSNETLIDISNTTKTPLFPKDLFTKEQLENGAVILHIIGVIYMFVALAIVCDEFFVPSLDVIIEKLGITDDVAGATFMAAGGSAPELFTSVIGVFVSFDDVGIGTIVGSAVFNILFVIGMCALFSRTVLSLTWWPLFRDCSFYSISLLVLIYFFRDNRIFWWEALILFTIYIAYVTFMKWNVQVEHCVKKMITKNKVTRVRSTDQLMPAAKWTRRQPSCMPLPRLKYCWMPLSRNAVAPPPQRPITLRLISRRQHWPIDPMEISIPRSIRHR